In Microthrixaceae bacterium, a single window of DNA contains:
- the rplB gene encoding 50S ribosomal protein L2, protein MALRKRKPTSPGRRFQTVSDFSEITSTTPEKSLLAPKHRTGGRNNYGRKTSRHRGGGHKRQYRIIDFKRTKDGVPAKVATIEYDPNRTCRIALLHYADGEKRYILAAKDLKVGDVVSSGQGADIRPGNALPLRYIPVGTVIHNVEFYPGGGGKMARSAGASVQLVAKEGDFATLRLPSTEMRRVPIDCRATVGEVGNSEHELIKIGKAGRNRWKGIRPQTRGVAMNPVDHPHGGGEGKTSGGRHPVSPWGKPEGRTRDKTKPSQKLIVRRRRTRGSRR, encoded by the coding sequence ATGGCACTTCGAAAGCGCAAGCCCACCAGCCCCGGTCGCCGCTTCCAGACCGTCTCGGACTTTTCCGAGATCACCTCGACGACTCCCGAAAAGTCGTTGCTGGCACCGAAGCACCGCACCGGTGGACGTAACAACTACGGACGCAAGACCTCCCGCCACCGCGGTGGCGGCCACAAGCGTCAGTACCGCATTATCGACTTCAAGCGGACCAAGGACGGCGTGCCGGCCAAGGTCGCGACGATCGAGTACGACCCGAACCGCACCTGCCGCATCGCGCTGCTGCACTATGCAGACGGCGAAAAGCGCTACATCCTCGCCGCCAAGGACCTCAAGGTCGGCGACGTGGTGTCCTCCGGTCAGGGTGCCGACATCCGACCCGGCAACGCCCTTCCGCTGCGCTACATCCCGGTCGGTACCGTCATTCACAACGTCGAGTTCTACCCGGGCGGAGGCGGCAAGATGGCCCGCTCCGCCGGTGCGAGCGTGCAGCTCGTCGCCAAAGAAGGCGACTTCGCCACCCTGCGCCTGCCCTCGACCGAAATGCGCCGTGTTCCGATCGACTGCCGGGCAACCGTCGGCGAGGTCGGCAACTCCGAACACGAACTCATCAAGATCGGCAAGGCCGGTCGTAACCGCTGGAAGGGCATCCGTCCCCAGACCCGCGGTGTTGCGATGAACCCCGTCGATCACCCCCACGGTGGTGGTGAAGGCAAGACCTCGGGTGGTCGTCACCCGGTGTCCCCGTGGGGCAAGCCCGAAGGCCGTACCCGCGACAAGACCAAGCCGTCCCAGAAGCTCATCGTGCGCCGCCGCCGTACCCGCGGTTCGCGCCGATAA
- the rplW gene encoding 50S ribosomal protein L23 encodes MKDPHTIIIRPVVSEKSYGLIDHNVYTFVVDPSATKIEIRQAVEAIWPGRKVAKVNTLVRKGKSKRGRRTNKTTSLPDRKHAIVTLTTDSAEIEIFQAG; translated from the coding sequence GTGAAGGATCCCCATACCATCATCATCCGCCCGGTCGTGAGCGAGAAGTCCTACGGGCTGATCGACCACAACGTGTACACCTTCGTCGTCGACCCGTCCGCGACCAAGATCGAGATCCGCCAGGCGGTCGAAGCGATCTGGCCGGGCCGCAAGGTCGCCAAGGTGAACACCCTTGTCCGCAAGGGCAAGTCCAAGCGCGGTCGTCGCACCAACAAGACGACCTCGTTGCCCGATCGGAAGCACGCCATCGTGACCCTCACGACGGACAGCGCCGAAATCGAAATCTTCCAGGCCGGCTAA